The Artemia franciscana chromosome 11, ASM3288406v1, whole genome shotgun sequence genome has a segment encoding these proteins:
- the LOC136033387 gene encoding gastrula zinc finger protein xLCGF3.1-like: MKSMNEQGSDNEIIFRNDTNHNNRFRTDYTKTDQSNANISSVDILEEIPATKKLNNQLKKLPEKKEEDTENQKNETSFRNDERRSISNIHARHLIVQNNGHQTFYNADIPFKCDAYNDSFFQDSYLIQYAETDTSDKPFKCDVCKRTFSHKNTLTRHMRTHTGEKPYKCTTCNKSFSRNELLIQHVRIHTGEKPFKCEVCKCSFRHRKTLVIHMRTHTAEKPFKCEVCKCSFRHRKTLVIHMRTHTAEKPFKCEVCKRTFNQKNTLTRHMRTHTGEKPYKCTTCNKSFSRNELLIQHVRIHTGEKPFKCEVCKCSFRHKKTLVIHMGTHTAEKPFKFDACKRTFNHQTNENSHR, encoded by the coding sequence ATGaaatcaatgaatgaacaaggCTCTGATAATGAGATCATATTTCGAAATGACACTAATCACAACAATCGGTTTCGAACAGACTATACTAAAACTGATCAGTCGAATGCAAATATCTCATCAGTAGacattttagaagaaattccAGCCACAAAGAAGCTGAATAACCAGCTGAAGAAActaccagaaaaaaaagaagaggacacagaaaatcagaaaaatgaaaCATCTTTTCGAAATGACGAGAGACGATCTATAAGCAATATTCATGCTAGACACCTAATAGTTCAAAATAATGGACACCAGACTTTCTATAACGCCGATATACCTTTTAAGTGTGATGCATACAATGatagtttttttcaagataGTTATCTCATTCAATATGCGGAGACAGACACCAGTGACAAGCCGTTCAAGTGTGACGTATGCAAGCGCACATTTAGTCACAAGAATACACTCACCAGACATATGAGAAcgcacaccggtgaaaagccatacAAGTGCACTACATGTAATAAAAGCTTTTCTCGAAATGAGCTTCTCATTCAACATGTGAGGATCCACACTGGCGAGAAGCCGTTCAAGTGTGAAGTATGCAAGTGCAgttttagacataggaaaactCTTGTCATTcacatgagaacccacactgCTGAAAAGCCGTTCAAGTGTGAAGTATGCAAGTGCAgttttagacataggaaaactCTTGTCATTCACATGAGAACCCACACGGCTGAAAAGCCGTTCAAGTGTGAAGTATGCAAGCGCACATTTAATCAAAAGAATACACTCACCAGACatatgagaacccacaccggtgaaaagccatacAAGTGCACTACATGCAATAAAAGCTTTTCTCGAAATGAGCTTCTTATTCAACATGTGAGGATCCACACTGGCGAGAAGCCGTTCAAGTGTGAAGTTTGCAAGTGCAGTTTTAGACATAAGAAAACTCTTGTCATTCACATGGGAACCCACACTgctgaaaagccattcaagtttGACGCGTGCAAGCGCACATTTAATCACCAGACAAATGAGAActcacaccggtga